Below is a genomic region from Culicoides brevitarsis isolate CSIRO-B50_1 chromosome 2, AGI_CSIRO_Cbre_v1, whole genome shotgun sequence.
aaatgagtCAAAAGTATAATATTTGTCGAATTTTCAACTAAGTttaggaaaataatttttttttttataaaataaaacaaattggaaattaatttatttaatttgaataattaatagatggcttttttttttaaatttaaaaaattaaattttttaagactttcgatttttaatataattaattttttcaattttaattaaaatgttttaaaatcaatttttaatacacaagtatcaatataaaaaactcaaaacaacaaaaatttagagaaaaaaaaattatttttttagtttaaaaacaatggaaattaatttatttaatatgaatAATGAATAGATGGCTTACAAAGATCCTTTTGATTTGgcttaaatttaactaaagttttcttaatttcaaaaaatttttgaattaaaaaatttttgatttgacttccgaaaaaattaagaaatgttttttaaagtcaatttgaaataatttttaaatattgttgctctgaaaagtttataataataattattttttttttaattttttattcatttttttaatattcgatttttaatattgttccCGAAATATttactctttaaaaaatttgaataagttATTTACTTGGaaggaaattcatttttttacttttcttggctcaaaattacttatttttaaaaaagtttcacaaatttcgttttaaaaaaatcattaaaattttttaaaattaaaatttatttaaataaatctttaaaaaaactacaaatattggtcaaatttgattgaaaatattttttaaaaatttatttatcatttttcaattcaataaaatattctaaagtGGCAACCCTATCAACTCGTTCATTTTCCATCATCggcttttttaagtttttgcatCATTTCAAGTCGTGTTTTCCgctcaaaatgacaaaatcattaggaattaatttacatttcccCGAGTCTGACGTATCCAAGACGACTCCAGTTGTATTGCTGCTCGGTTGGGCAGGTTGTCAAGATCGTTACTTgcagaaatattcaaaaatctaCGAGGACAAAGGTCTTATCGTCGTTCGATATTGTGGACCTGTGTCACACGTCTTCTGGGATAAGCCGGGACTCGTAAAAGCCGCACGTGACATtgccaaatatttgaaaaatgactCGCGGTTAGATGGGAGACCGTTATTTTTGCATCTTTTCTCCAATGGGGGAGCTTTTTTGAACGAACATCTTTCGATGTGCCTGAAAAATGAAGGAATGACTcttaaaggtattttttttaaaaaggttttgacagaaaaaattaaaattttaatttttttgtaggaatAATTTACGATTCTGCTCCCGGTGAGCGGCgagttaaaactttatttcatGTCATGCaagaaattttcggaaaaatgaCTCCAATTGGACCTTTGATAGCTGCTATTATCTTCTCCCTGCTATTTTGTATGTACATTCTTCAAATGTTTTACTACAAAACGAAGGAAATTCTAGTCGGTTACACGCCAGGAAGTGATCCTTTCAGAGCTTTATGTGAACAAAAGACCATAAATTGCCCACATTTGTTGTTCTATTCGAAGaaagataatttaatattgGCTCCAGATGTTGAACATTTCGCGAGTTGCCGTGAAAAGTTGGGAAATAAAGTGACAAAAGTCTGTTTTGATGACTCGGAGCATGTGAGGCACTTCATGAAACATCCAGAAGTTTACAAAAATAGCATTGACAAGTTCATGGAAGAgtgcttgaaaaattaatttgacattttgtgGTTTAAAGTTGGACTCTGAGAGTCTTTGGTTGTGGCATAAGCTGATTTTTCAAGTGAACGAGCAAAATTGGATCAAATCCAttcacattaatttatttatttattaaataaaaagacaattttcacAGTTCAAGATGATTTTTCATTCGTTTTAgcatctaaaattttgaaattttattaacatgatttttttaaagaattatttttaattaaattaatttttttaataaaaattaagatctttttttactcaattgtATAAGacaacattctaaaatttaaaattattttttttattaccatttttatactgtattttcatttgattttcattcaaaaatgtgGATTCGATCGgtgtttgagaaaaatatacgtctcagagcatatgttccgaggagaaaaatgttagttatgaCGTCCCCCATAatgttcacgaaaaaaattttaagaaatttaaaaaaaaaattcactcagagcctcttattaccatttttatattgattttgcgaaaaaatcgGCGCCTGCGAATCACAGGAatattacattaatttttctttccatACCTATCACTCTGAaacttttttagtttaatcaatattttaattttaactaataaaaatcttgGGTTCAActctttctttaaataaaagtgtATTTggagtaaatatttgaaaagtatCGTTAAGTTCTGTAATTggaaaactataaattttaacactgtaaagtatgaaataaaaaaaaatattaaaaaaatattaaaaaaaaatttaaaaaaatataaaaaaaaatatttcaaaaaaaaatataaaaaaaattaaaaaaaataaggaaaaaacaaactataaagcatgaaattttttttccgttctcCTCGGGGCAGActtgtttcatactttatagtttgtttttttcttatttttttattttatttatttatttttttttttttttgaaaaatataaaaatgattttagaagttgaaaacttcaaaaatgtttttttttatttttttaatattttttttatatatttttttattttttttttgattataaaaatataaaatgcacaaaatataaattccgtgaaatttgaatattttatctttcaaatgtttacaaagctgttttttttagcaaaaagacACAAATTTCTCctctattttatcaaaaatcaaataagtaTTAAAGATAAGTGATAATAAATTAGTCTTGTAGTTAAAATAAGCTCGTAGTTCACTTTCGTTTGTGAAATAATCCACAAGTTACTTTAAAAATGAGTCacgaaaaggaaattttgatgGATACAGAAGCAAAAACTGCAGAAACGGATCCTCCTCCTTATAATTCAGTTATTTCGGGTCAACCTTCAACCTCAAATAATGAGAGGACTTCCCCTACAACTGTTATTCACATTTACGTTAATGAAGCTGATAGATGTCCAAAGTGTCAAGTTGCCTTTTTGGAATATGATGAAGTGACTTCCGCAAATCAACATGCGTGGTTCTTTTGCTTGCTTTTTGCATggtatgaattatttaaaaaaaaaaaataattgaaaaataataatttttttgttagttgcaTCATTTCTTGGCTACCGTACGTATTACAAAATTGCGCATTTAAACGAGGAAGATGCAAAAATTGTGGATATGtggcaaaagaaattttaaagtaagtgttttttttttaatttaaggaaaaaataaatagatttaactatttttttttcttttagtacAACCAGAATCACTATTTTGTATATGCTTGGTTTTATTCTTGCTTTCGTAATGATTGATTTCGTATTACAAATTTCTGTAATCTTTATAGATTAGCCAActtagtttttatattttatgagcatcaaaattataaaacaaaaaaaaaattcaaaagaaattcataAGTTTAGTAAATAtgtgtattaattttttactgagtTATATATttagtataaatattttggttttaaaaaaactttaaatcataaattttttgcccatatttttatattttttggcaaacaatttttttttattaaaataattaatttaatttttaataatttaattaaaatttaaaatttaatttttaattataaaaattaattttctaacagACTCctctttaaatattgaaatttctctTATACTTCCacaaattcgagaaaaatttcatgaaaattattttttaaaaatttcaaaataaagaaaaacttaccttaaaaGTCCTCAAAAtcgatttcatcaaaaaaaaaaaaaaaaaatctcgaaaacttttgcattgaaatattcatttttattcatcatcaattaattaaatattattggtTAAAATTAGTTTGGTTAGTTACTGCaggctaaaaatttgaaagttttctagatctaaaagtatttttttttgtctgttgtattttttattaaatatattttttttccaaaattcccAAAAACGTAGATATTCATATTGGAtcattatataatataatccTGGAAATCTTTCTTATATCCTGCGCtgcaatcaaaattaaaacaacaaaaattatattttaaaaaatccttaaaggAAATCTTAacgatattaaaatttgaactataTTTTGCAACGAATTTGGTTCAAACGATAACTggtgcgattttttttaacaaaaactaattttataattaaattttaagactaGGAAGgtcttttgtactttttatcaataattttagcaaaaattgatCTACAAGTCTACAAAAacgtgactttttaaaaaataaaaaaaaatcttaaattaagaaaaaattaaaaaaaataaattttaaatgaaaaaaaaattaaattttttcacaaaggaatgtttttttttagtaattttagcTCGCTTCTaacattaaaaagttattttttcctaTCCATCTCctcattttctttcaaaaaaaaattctcattcacgccaaaaaaaaaattaccacaaCCGGTTGTGATAATATTTCAAGTCAAAGTGCCCTTGCTCCGTCATCCGACTATCGTGCGACATGACACTATCCGTTTCATGTCGCTCATTCGGATTCCGGATCGGCCTGTTAATCTTCACACTGCCAAATCCCTCGTTCTTTTCCTGatcaaattccattttttgtcctgGCGAAACGGCCGCAAACACATTcgacgaaatatttttctggcCCGTGTGCATTTTGGAAACGGGCATTTTGGGATTTCGTGGCGACTGCTGATGATACCCGTTGGTGCCGTCAGTTTTTGTGGGCGTATGATGACCATTTGTGGTGCTGCGTGGCGATTCGGGTACCGCATGCGAACGCATTGGGGATTGCGGAACGCTTGGCGGACGAGACGATTGACGCGAAGCTTGACGTTGCTGTTCGGCGAAATCGATTTCCGCAACGCCATCCACGAGATCTTCGACACTTTTTTGGTAGTCGCCTTCGGGttgctcgtcgtcgtcgtcttcgtcagCGGCTTCGTGATTGACCGGTGCTTGGGACGACGGCGAATGCAAAGAATTGTACTCTTGGTAGTAATGTTCATTAGTACTGGaatgttttttattggaaattaattttttttttttacaattcacaaaatttacaaaaaattattagtcaTATTGCATAAAAACATAATTCATTTGTTAatactggatttttttttcataaaatcttaaaaataattaaataaatattttttttttgttaaataaaatagatttttttttgtataaataaaaaatatttaaaaaaaatgttacaaaaaataaaatattcaaaaggaAAACACGCTAGAGAAGCCCATggattgatgatgatgaaggtTGGAAGTCTTGATCTGATTGAAATAATTAGTACGTtctgtaaaaataatgaaaaaatgaaagaaataatagagaaaaaacaccaatgataagaaaaaaatgtaaaaaactcaaacaaaaaactgaACAAACTCAAGAAAAATCGTGTGCTGTATTTCAAAATACTGTGTTTCGTGTACTTTTGTGTACTTGTCATGCAATTTTGAccatatttaacaaaattcaagttaaaaaaacgtcacttttaaatataaataaggaCATGTGTTTGTTTTTCCACACAATTTTAGTGAACTTCGATGACCTTCTTGAATATTAAACGACAATTTCCTTCGTTTTCATGTCTAAATTTAGAAGGAACATTGTCCTTTCCATAATTGattcttacttttttcatgtttcaagtcaaaattgctggcaagaatattttttttgtgtggatttgtgtgaaatttcattcaaaaaatctctctaaaaaaaaatcatctacgACCTGCTTACCTATTCGGTGACTCAGAAGTTACGGTTGTCGGGGCATTATGAATTATCTGGAAAAATTGTCAAGATTTTTTCTctgattaattgttttttttttagattaatcaGCGTTTTTTGACGTTAATtggcatcaaaaaattttttaaatcgtttttttttaatatttagtgaAAGCGTGCGGTTTACTTGTCTGAGtagatttaattattattttttgttacatcgTGCTTTGATCAttcaatttacacaaaaaaaaaatataattttcggttataatttaatttgtatggatttttcatgctttttttGATGGTTGACATGCAATTATtggacatttaatttaatttggcgCAGAGTTTATTTGGTGAATCAAcaagcagatttttttttgttgatttttaataatttaatatttgaactgaatttagatatttttcgtCGGAAAtaagcgaaaattttttaattgagtttttatattttttttcgacgtttgaattaaagtttaatattattttgaagaaattaagcgaaaatgtttcattaaaaattattaaaaatattatttttatttttttttaattttttttttgtattaatgaattatttaattaatttaagctcattttttatttaaaaaaaaatatatttttttctaaatataaaaaaaaaaaaaattaaaaaaaataaataattaaaaaaattaaaaattaaaaattattaatttttaattttaaatttaaaacttaaaaattatcaaaaataaaaaaataaaaaaataaattaaaataaataaataattaaaaaaaaatgaataaaatttttagctaaaaataaatgaaaaactgtgaaattttgaaaacttgaGAACAAAAtagccaaaaattaaacaataaattaaataaaataaaataaataatgttgttgtttaatattaaatttttaagaattgagAATGataccaaaaatataaaaaaattccgaaagaaaaataaaaatatccttaatattttaagttttgagaaaatattttcttatttgacatttttgtcaaattcgtatttttttaaattgttaatttttctattaaaatatttaatttttttttaaatttatttttaatattttttagacattttttattaacttttttaattaatttttaaagctttgagCACTTAAACccagaaattgaacaaaaattaaatttttatttcttttaatttttacatttttttttataaaaaattttttttaaacatttttctttaataaaattatttccatcgtaaaaattcttcatttacTTGTTCAACcccataaattcaatttaactttaattttttcaccggttatcaaaattttaaatcagcagcaaaacttttatttacaaaatttaagtaaaatggGACATTCTGGTCTGTGCCGACACACCTTGAATTTTCCCAACATTTTCCGATGTCTCGCTGCAATTTTACACAATAAAAAGAGATTTATTTACGATTATGTTTCCggcaattatttatgaatagtTTGTGTCAAACGGGGTcggttcaagttttttttttattcaaagaaaattgaaaattttttatcttgatcTTTTCATGCTTTgagaattttcaacaaatcgcgaaaaaatttaaatttacctgACTCATGCTCGACATGGGTTTCGGTGCCGCATATCTGCCAAGCGGTTGTTGTTGCACCATCGAGGGCGAGAGCGGATTCGAGACGGCACCGCGCGTTTGTGAGTTTGAGCGTCTTTGGTTAGTAGCGTGATGATGTGTTAGATCCTCATCCTCTTTGACGAATTGCGGCCCAAAGAGATTACAGTTAGGACTTTGAATCGACAcccacatttttaattttttttttttgttaattgttagtgacaaaaattttgtttgaagcacacaaaaaagacagaaagcacaaaaaagttacgagttagtgaaaaattgtttgactGAACGGCACAAAGGTTAAGGAAAAACTGAGACACgcttcaagtaattttttttaaatcgtgcCCCGGTTCGTTCGCATGTGAGAGTTATGTTAATGTTGACTTTTTTAAAGCCAAGAAAGCAGGTAACTTACCTAGCGGTGATGCGCATGCGACGGTCAACGTTTTCTAAATCACCCTTATTATCGAAAAATCCATCGAAAATCACAAAGTTATTCAATTGTTGGATTTTCGTGTACAGacctaaaacaaaaaagcaacgattaacataaaaatagagaaaattaGTAGACCGGCGAGTGAATTTAATTACAAGTAACACCTCAGTTCAAGACTTACCGTAATATTTGTTCAAGAAGTTCAACAATTTGGGCGATGGACGATCGTAAGCGACCTCTTGcggcaataaattttcctgtTCCAACATGTATTGGAAGAGTTTGCCGCCCCAGCCTTGTCGTTGACGGGATTCGTGGATCCAGAAGTCAAGCAAACAGATGGCACTCACGTAAACCGTCTTACCCTGTTCGTTGAACAAGTAAAGGGACTTTTTGCCGATTTTTAAGAAGCCGGTTACTAAAcctctgaaaaaattaaaaaagtaaaaatttgttaaaaaagtttcattcgAAGAAAGTTCGACGataaaatcgcattttaattaagtcacgtgatcaattttaaccacgtggttttttatTCACGtgacatttttacaaatttgaataattttttaaccacgtggtttctgtAATTATGTTTACCCACGTggttacatgatttttttcaaattataaggttattttaaagttttctaagCCACatggttttattatttttttaaaccacgtggttcattgattttttaaggcaCGTGgctcattgaattttttaaaccacgtggtttagaaaattttaaacaaacctTATAGTGTAAAAAACTTCATGAAACCACGtgggtaaaaataattacagaaaccacgtggtttaaaatttattctaaccttaaaaaagtcacgtgacaattttttttaaaccacgtggttaattaatttttttaaagcacgtggcttagaaaattttaaacaaacctattgaaaaaattcataaaaccacgtgggtaaaaataattacagaaaccacgtggttaaaaatttattctaaccctcaataaaaagtcacgtgacaattttttaaaaaatcacgtggttaattgaatttttttaaccacgtggtcaatTTTATTCTATGACAtaggttaattatttttctaaaccacgtggtttaattattttcaaccacgtgacctaacaTATTCCCATTAACCCATGAtaaaaccgcattttttcttcgaaatgcggtaaaaaatttaaagtgttgATTTTTATCGATTGTGACAAGACGTCAACAACAGGGGTAGCAATAATAAAGTAAAGAAATTCCTCAAATGGAGTAAACACGCAATAacagaataattttaacttcataaaataataacgtaGTGAAAATGCTAGTAATAACGATTATTATATGGAGAGGCAGCAATGCAGACTTTTGACTTGaatgttattgttttttttttgcttttctaataaaaacgACTACATTTCGCTGTAAATACAGAAAATCCGGGTTTGCGGTCACAAATCGCTCGACATCAATGGCATGCGGCGAAAATTTAGaaggaaataaaagaaaaacattaaaaatgtagGGCGCTCAGGTGGTAATTCGACGAAATTAGGACATCAACGggcgtttgttgttgttctttaGGTCACATTTACatgcacaaaaatttgtttttgataaCATTTCTTATCTTGACGCACGAATTTCGGTCTCTCTCGTTATCTTACGAGACAAAAACTGAGACAACTCAGTCATTGAACGACAAGCGTTGCAATAGCTTGAGaactggaacaaaaaaaaatttaagaaaaaatgtttcgttgGAAGAGGCCACATGTGGAAGATTCTTTTCCGCGCGTTTATGCGAGATTTCAAGCGAAGGACTCGGAAAGTGAGGATCTTGTCGAGTACTGGATCCAGGATTTGCCGATGGAGAGATATGCGGATGCGATTGCTTTTATGACGCATGAACAGTATTTGGGGGAAGAGACGTTCGCTAAGGGAAAAGGTtcgtttttaaatcaattttaactttttttttttaaaaaaaatattttttttttttagtttaaaaaaatattaatttaatttaaaaaaattaaaaaaaatttttttgaattaaaaaaataaaaataattttttttatttaaaaaaaaataaaaatatttttttatttaaaaaaaaaatttaaaaatattttttaaattaaaaataaattttaaaaaatattttttttttaatttaaattaaaataaataaatttaatttaattaaattgaaataaaaaaaaatattttttttaattttttttttaaaattttatattaaaaaattaaaaaaatttttataaaaattaaattattttaattaaaaaaatattaaaattatttttttaaaataattttttattaaaaaaattaaaaaaacatttttttaactaaaaaatattatttaaattattttttttaaatttttttcagacgtCCTCGAAGATCCTGAAGCAGTAGAAGAATTTTCTCAACTCTACCAAATTCTCCTAAACGAAAAACTCTCAATCGTTTGTTTCAAAGAAGGTTCCGACGAAATCGTAGCCTTAAACATCCTTTTTGCCCTTGACACATCCGAGCAGGATTTTCAACTCCCGTTAAAAACCGCACCCCtgagtgaaattttcaattgtggCAAGCACATCATGTCCTTGAGTGAAAATTTCGAGCCAAAAGATCAGTTTGTGCTTGTAGGATTTCGGACTTtcagtgaataaaaaataccGAAGACGCGGAATTGCTGCTAAAATGCTTGAAGCACGAATAGAACTCATGAAAGCTGTTGGTCTGAAGACAACAAgcacaatttttacatgcctttcatcacaaaaagcagcaaaaacaGCAGGATACACGGAATATCTGGAAGTAACTTTTGCCGATTTGGAGAAGAATGGATTTTCGTTCCGACATTTGACAGAAAATAGCGTAAAAACGATGGGTTATCAGataaaaagtgattaaaaacGATGTTTCGTaatcgttaaataaaaaaagtgcgtatctaatcaaaaatttacagaaaaaactgataaaagtTCATTATTTAACATGTTAAATGGCTATTTTTAATGACATATTATTAGAAATGTACTGAGAATTGCATGTCAAAACCAcctttgtgtcatttttttcaatattcaaagCTATTTAGTGAcatatgtgagaaaaaattcagttaattTCCACGAATTGTCATTAACAACTTGATATTTTCCGTTTctcgttgaattttttaatgaaaaattaatttttgagagaaaaaacttCGTTCattgaaccaaaaattgtCTCAGGGACATGCGAAAGTCAGTGTCAAGACGCTCTTTTATCACCTTTGCCACAAAATAGAAATCAAGTTCAtgtttttaatcgttttataaTGGACGAAgcgaaaatataataataataaagttttggctggaaaatttttttgaagaagaaaaacaggaacaacaacaaaaagttgttattaaaaatttgtgcgCGTCATCGTCAGTGGTTGGTTATGATTTTTAGTTTGGTCTAGGGTAAGTGTGCTTTTGGATTGTACAGCTGTGGTTGCCATtaaagtataaataaaataataagtcgACCTAATTACACACATTTTAGCTCcccaacttttttcttttgttatttttgtgttgttagCCAATTTTCGCCTtttggaaaaacatttttgtaagaaattgtaaaaacgTGTGACGACCTAAGTTAATattgtgaataaaaataagagcTATTAGCGCATTTTtggtgaaattaaaaaaaaataatttttgaagaatttaaaaaaaaattgttagatgaaaataattgttaaaaatttaattaaattattttggagaaagttaattataaaaattatttatttatttatttgacaaataaagtcattatcaaaaaaatcttaattttttttgaaaaaatttaaaaaaataattttttaataattttaaattaaatattttttaattagtgtgTCCAAAGCTTTTTCTTCTTgcttataaaagtttttaaattttttaaattttttgtgacctaaaattttcttgatttttaacgATGAATtgtagtttaaaaatatttttttaataattttttttaattttaaaattttttttattcgtaatttaatttttaattaatttcatttgaatttaatttaattctaaatttatttaattttattttaaatttattttttaaaatttttaaaaaattaaattttaattaaaaatttaaaacatatttaaaattttttaattttcaaaatttttaattaaaaattaaatttttttttcaaattaaatttttataaattttcaaaattttaatttttttaatttttaaaaatttttgatttttttttaatttttttttttaattaaaattaaatttaatttgataacttaaataattgagattaaattttattttaattaaatattttttttttaattaattaatttaaataaaaattttttaaaataaaatatttttttgttaaatttttttgtgacctAAATTCCGATtttcttcttgatttttactgaattgtgagtaaatttttgtgaatttaacattaaattaattttatttaaaaaatttacgttaagattaataattaaattaaaaatttgaaattaattaaaataaaaagtttatttaaaaattaaaaaataaaaaaaattttttttttaaaaaaaaaaaatttaattaaattttttttaaaattttttaaatttaattttaaattttcattttggattttttatttttttattttttttttaatttttgtttaattttttaaaaaaggtaaattaatcaaaaattaaataaaaaatattttttaaaattatttttcagtcgactattaaaaaaattctccagacagacgaaaaaaatcaacaaaaaatcacaaaaatttacataaaaaccttcaaaaagaACAACAACGACGTAAACTTAATTGTTGAATAAAGCAACACGACCACATTCCGTCTTtccacaaacatttttttacaagagcTTCATTATAAATGTTAATTATGTGCctctatgtaatttttttgttttttttttcttagaatcaCGCAACATTcagcggaaaattttttgggtgtTACAATTTCCAACGAAAtctattatttaacttttgaattaaataatcattttactcactttttatcatttttctcgtTCAGCAAGTAGATAACGTGATCCGAACGACGCAATTTTTCGCCACTGGTAACGGGAACACTCAAGCCTTGTGATTTGGCGGACGTCTCTCCAATGTCGTTGACGACTTCGGCAATTTTGGCAGTGGCTTctctataaatttattgaaaaatttattagtaaacatgaaaaaaatgaataatttatgacaaaaagtaACTAAACTAAAgtttaaactgaaaattatgaacaaaAGTGTGTTATGTGAGTAATTACAATGCAATTTTGGAGTGAATTTAATTCATACAAGTGTAAGTATCGAacataaattacaatttaatcgagtgt
It encodes:
- the LOC134831531 gene encoding transmembrane protein 53-like, with amino-acid sequence MTKSLGINLHFPESDVSKTTPVVLLLGWAGCQDRYLQKYSKIYEDKGLIVVRYCGPVSHVFWDKPGLVKAARDIAKYLKNDSRLDGRPLFLHLFSNGGAFLNEHLSMCLKNEGMTLKGIIYDSAPGERRVKTLFHVMQEIFGKMTPIGPLIAAIIFSLLFCMYILQMFYYKTKEILVGYTPGSDPFRALCEQKTINCPHLLFYSKKDNLILAPDVEHFASCREKLGNKVTKVCFDDSEHVRHFMKHPEVYKNSIDKFMEECLKN
- the LOC134831465 gene encoding alpha-tubulin N-acetyltransferase isoform X2, translating into MEFRFDLSDLFRHPIVKINNSMLPSGFVGDRRTALEATAKIAEVVNDIGETSAKSQGLSVPVTSGEKLRRSDHVIYLLNEKNDKKGLVTGFLKIGKKSLYLFNEQGKTVYVSAICLLDFWIHESRQRQGWGGKLFQYMLEQENLLPQEVAYDRPSPKLLNFLNKYYGLYTKIQQLNNFVIFDGFFDNKGDLENVDRRMRITASPNCNLFGPQFVKEDEDLTHHHATNQRRSNSQTRGAVSNPLSPSMVQQQPLGRYAAPKPMSSMSQIIHNAPTTVTSESPNSTNEHYYQEYNSLHSPSSQAPVNHEAADEDDDDEQPEGDYQKSVEDLVDGVAEIDFAEQQRQASRQSSRPPSVPQSPMRSHAVPESPRSTTNGHHTPTKTDGTNGYHQQSPRNPKMPVSKMHTGQKNISSNVFAAVSPGQKMEFDQEKNEGFGSVKINRPIRNPNERHETDSVMSHDSRMTEQGHFDLKYYHNRLW
- the LOC134831465 gene encoding alpha-tubulin N-acetyltransferase isoform X1; amino-acid sequence: MEFRFDLSDLFRHPIVKINNSMLPSGFVGDRRTAFIDEDDKKRWYKEATAKIAEVVNDIGETSAKSQGLSVPVTSGEKLRRSDHVIYLLNEKNDKKGLVTGFLKIGKKSLYLFNEQGKTVYVSAICLLDFWIHESRQRQGWGGKLFQYMLEQENLLPQEVAYDRPSPKLLNFLNKYYGLYTKIQQLNNFVIFDGFFDNKGDLENVDRRMRITASPNCNLFGPQFVKEDEDLTHHHATNQRRSNSQTRGAVSNPLSPSMVQQQPLGRYAAPKPMSSMSQIIHNAPTTVTSESPNSTNEHYYQEYNSLHSPSSQAPVNHEAADEDDDDEQPEGDYQKSVEDLVDGVAEIDFAEQQRQASRQSSRPPSVPQSPMRSHAVPESPRSTTNGHHTPTKTDGTNGYHQQSPRNPKMPVSKMHTGQKNISSNVFAAVSPGQKMEFDQEKNEGFGSVKINRPIRNPNERHETDSVMSHDSRMTEQGHFDLKYYHNRLW
- the LOC134831465 gene encoding alpha-tubulin N-acetyltransferase isoform X3 — translated: MEFRFDLSDLFRHPIVKINNSMLPSGFVGDRRTAFIDEDDKKRWYKEATAKIAEVVNDIGETSAKSQGLSVPVTSGEKLRRSDHVIYLLNEKNDKKGLVTGFLKIGKKSLYLFNEQGKTVYVSAICLLDFWIHESRQRQGWGGKLFQYMLEQENLLPQEVAYDRPSPKLLNFLNKYYGLYTKIQQLNNFVIFDGFFDNKGDLENVDRRMRITASTNEHYYQEYNSLHSPSSQAPVNHEAADEDDDDEQPEGDYQKSVEDLVDGVAEIDFAEQQRQASRQSSRPPSVPQSPMRSHAVPESPRSTTNGHHTPTKTDGTNGYHQQSPRNPKMPVSKMHTGQKNISSNVFAAVSPGQKMEFDQEKNEGFGSVKINRPIRNPNERHETDSVMSHDSRMTEQGHFDLKYYHNRLW
- the LOC134831968 gene encoding uncharacterized protein LOC134831968, producing the protein MSHEKEILMDTEAKTAETDPPPYNSVISGQPSTSNNERTSPTTVIHIYVNEADRCPKCQVAFLEYDEVTSANQHAWFFCLLFACCIISWLPYVLQNCAFKRGRCKNCGYVAKEILNTTRITILYMLGFILAFVMIDFVLQISVIFID